From the Lycorma delicatula isolate Av1 chromosome 4, ASM4794821v1, whole genome shotgun sequence genome, the window taagttaataaaaatgcatattgTTAACATCTAGTCACATCTCGTGAAAGAGCATTGAGTTTCTCTGCTAAATACCCTTTGCTGTCAGGTCATAACTTGAACATATATGTTCTACAAACTGATTGTTAAATTCGGCAGTGATGATTAAACAGACTGCAGAAAACGCAATTGTTAGCTATGTTTTTGCCCAAGACTGTtactgatgaattatttaaaacaaatatttttaaatcacaaacggaaacgattttataaaatatataatttttaatgacatcaaaACATTTCCAGTCAGGTCTGTGACTGGTGATGCTGTTCTTACCCACCCATATACTGTTACTaatgtgagattttttttttaattgggaacACCGTTTACAGGCGCCTAGCCAGTGTTGGGCTGATTGACAGGTTCTGCAAGGTGTTATTAAGTGTGTATGCATACCTGTACAGCACTACCAACTAAGCCTCCACCCCTGGCTCCCCACTCTTCCTGGAATAGCTTAAGGAAGCATTTCATCAAGAAGGGGGGTGATAAGCCCTCACACACAATCATACACCAATCATGCACAGAGCAAGAAAACGAGAATCACACTACAAGCACACCAAACAGTTGCAACACACACTTATTATGCACATCAAGCACACAAGTCATTCACACTATTTATCAGAGGCCGTCATAGAGTGCACCCAGGTGATCTCCACATGCACGGGGAGTCCCCTAAGTGCTTAGCAGAGGACCTGTCCACCCTGGTACCCTCTAACGCCTCATTCTCGAGCGAGACAACTCCCAGGCCCTTAGTTCTTCCATGACCTTGTTTATAAATCCAGAAATCGCCTTCCAGTTACTTTCTGATTTTAGTAGCACAGCCTGGACCTCTTCAGGTATGAACATGCTCTCTCTATGGATGTTACTTAGCAATTCCACTCTTGCATCCTTAAATCTGGGGCAGGAGAAAAACATATGCAAAGGAGTCTTCTCCTCGTTACAAACTGGGCAAGAATCAGAGTAGTTCAACCCAAATCTAAATAGGTAGGATCTGAATCCCACATGGCTCGCCAGGAACTGAGTCGAACAGTAATCAAGCGAGCCATGGGGGTTGATCACACCATCTCCTGATATCTCTCACCAAACGGTGCGTCTACCATCCCATCACTGCTGCCACGAATCCATAAGTTCGTCCTTCAGCATTCCAGTCTGCCTCTTCCTTTCAGCAGTTGGTATCAAGCCTAACTCCCACAACTTCCTCTGGCGTTCTGTTGCAAGATCAATTGGGAGGAGCCCAGCCAACACCTCCACTGCAGCTTTGGAGACTGTTTGGTACGCAGATACCACTCGGAGGCAGCATCTTCTATGCAGCGCCTCTAGCATGCCCCTATATATAGTGTAACTAGTGACTCCACCCCACACCTCTGTGCCATATAAAAGTGTGGAGTAGGCTACTCCTACTAGTAGTTTTCTCTTCAATCTAGGGCCGTGGTGAGTAGGTAATAGTCCAGGCACCAGCTTCAGTACCTTGTCCATCTTTTCACTAGCCTCATGTGCGTGAACACCGAATTGTAGCCAGGTGTCTATCCAGATGCCCAGGTACTTTATTGCAGGCTTAGAAGCAATTATTTGGCCCTCCAAGGTTAGTATCAGAGTGGGTCTCGTTCTCGCAGCCAAAATTACAACTACTTCAGTTTTATCTGGGGCTATCTGCAACCCTACACGCATCCAATCATTTATTGTACAATAGGCACTGCGAATGAGATCTACAGTCTCTCTTTTGGAGTCCACCTCCACAACCAAAGCAAGATCAACAGCATAGCCAACAAGACTGACCTTTGGGGAGAGCAGTAGACAAAAAACCCCATCATACGCTGTGTTCCAAAGGGTTGGTCCAAGGACCGACCCCTGCGGGATTCCCCTATCGACAGCATGCACCATTTCACCATTCTCAATCTGACAAAACAGACTGCGTCCCATGATGTAGGATGATAtaatccttacaagatagccagGAAGACCTAGTGCCATCAATGACTACCTAATTGCCAAATAGGTAATGCAATTAAAGGCTTTTTTCACATCAAATGTGACTAGCACACACATTTTACCAGATGTTCTATTCGGGCTACCTCATATAATTCGTTCATCCATCGCAAAGACAGTGGACATGCATCAAGGGTGGACTTACCCCCCACGAAAACTATATTGGTTCGCAGAGAGTCTGCTCTTCTCTTCCCCAGCTCTGATCAGTCTCTGCTGGATCATCTGTTCTAAAAGCTTTGCCAAAATGTCTATCATGGCCAGCGGTCTGAAAGACTATGGGAGGTCAGGGTCCCTCCCAGGCTTAGGTATCAGTACAAGCTTCTGCCTTCTCCACCGCTCTGGGAAAATACCCTCCTTAAGGCAGGCGTTATAAACCTCTAATAGTTCCTCTGGCACAGCCTGGGTCGCCTCTCTAACCACCAGGCCTAGAAGAGATCTGGACAGGGTTCTTATCAGCGGTTATATGCCTCAAAGCAACATCAATCTCGTCTCTAGTGAACAGTTTCCATGTCGCTCCAGTCAAGAGGCAAGAGCACATCCCCATGGGGGAGATGAAATCTCAACCGCTATCTCAACaactatgaaatttatatttttttatgtacccaATAGCACTTCATTTTAACAGATATACATAAACAGAGGTATATATAAACAGCTGTTTAGAGTTACAATGTACGTTACTATCTTTTATGCAAATTGATATGTTACATTGTGTATATTATATGTTGgataaattttgagttttaatacatatttaatatttaaaatttttcagaatgactttattgttttatttatttttgtaggaaAAGTCAGTTGTAATTCCAGAAAgacagaaagaaaagaaaagtccTCATGTTCCAGAATTTGTAAGAAATGTAATGGGCTCTAGTGCTGGTGCTGGAAGTGGAGAGTTTCATGTCTACAGGCATCTTAGGAGAAAAGAATATGCTAGACAAAAGTTCATCCAAGAAAAAGCTGAGAAGGTatcaagattaaaattattattttgttaaaaatcaaataaatgtgtAGTCTCAAAACCAAAATCACTTAGATGATTGTTTTCTATGAAATGGATAGAATACAAAAGCTGGTAGGTACTGTTCTGCTAATTTTAAgcaatctaattttttgtttattttacctgTACTTACCtcagtaggatttgaacctaaaataATTTTGCGAGCAATCCAGCATgctattaaacaaaacttaattattgTTCTAAAACTATAATATTGTTTGTGGTGGCGATACAGCAGAGAATAGCACTTGAAAAAGTCCTCATCCCAACACGCAGATTGCCACATGAATTCAATGAAACAGCTATACAGGTGCTGCCATGCCATTCTATGTTgccttttattttgttgttttgcaGATTCCTACATCCTTTCAAAATTCTCAGTGTGAATCCTCATCTCAGTGTTCACTAAATTATACTGATgactttttaaaatgtgattGAAACCCACCGTCTCAACTGGTGAAGTCTTGTGGTCTTACAAAATGTGAACATCATCATCATTCTCCTTAGTATgaagtaaatccaaaattttgaacatagttaaaaaaaagggttaatAAGCATGgtgaaacataaatatattgaGTTTTAGCCAACTAAACTACAGAAAGAAACCAGAATATGATTTGgatagttatttaatttcatcattattacacaaaattaatgATGCCtatcaacttaattttataaatagcacTAAAAAACAAGTAACAGAATACAAgtacataataattacaaaaaccatATGAAAATTGGGTgactcattattaaaaaaacagccaAAAAACCAAACACGCTACCATtgctgtttgtatttttttttttgttttcggtcatttgactgatttgatgcagccctccaagattccttatctactaccagtcatttcattttggtataccccctacatcctacatcactgacaatttgttttacatattccctTGCCTGCCTGcttaatttttcccttctacccatccctccaatatcaaagcgactattccagggtgccttaatatgtggcctataaatctgtcttttcttttaactgtatttttccaagtgcttctttcttcatcagtttgctgcagcacctcttcatttttcacattatccacctatctgatttctaacattctcctatagtaccacattgcaaaagcttctaatcttttcttctcaggtactccgatcatccaagtttcacttccatataaagcaacattccaaacatatactttcaaaaatgttttcctgacgtataaattaatttttgatgtaaaaaaattatatttctgactgaaggctcatttcgcctgtgctattcgacattgtAATCTCTCctacttcatccatctttagtaattctacttcccaaataacaaaattcttctccctccataatcttttctattcttatttttatattcagtggtccagctaaattatttctactacatttcattacttctgttttgttcttgtttattttcatgcagtagttcttgcgtaggacttcatccatgccattcattgtttcttctaaatcttttttactgtcatctagaattactatatcatcaggaaaccgtagcatctttatcttttcaccttgtactgttactccagatctaaattgttctttgattaactgctagttctatgtaaaaattaaaaagtaacagggatagggaacatccttgtcagattcccttttttattacagcttctttatttaattttctaacctaccaaccttttttatacTTCTTACATTTCATGCTCCCAACttattgaatgttatttttttttttctggtgaccctttccttagtagttccacccggagatctgaacgggggactagtttacctccggaatattttaccaaggaaagcACTTCCatctttattacatgaaaatgcagagggttacattttcttggaaaaaagcagctgtattCCATTGCTTTAACCTGTGcaatactcagaagattgagtgatgttgatatggccgcttaagtcctcctgacctacacccttaacaactactgaaagagctgctgccctctttcaggaatcattccttagtctggctgtcaacagatacctctccaatgtggttgcacctttggtccaacTACTCTGTATTACTGAGCATTCAAGCCCTCACTATCAGCAAGGTCTCAAGATTCATAGAGGGAGGTTTATTTGTATAAGATGCTATAAATTGAAAAGTAGATGTTTTGGAGGGACATCAGGTTAAAGAATTTCTTGATGGCTTTaaagtttcatataattttattatgttttttcaggtaagagttttacatttttaatatttcatcaccTTCATtgcataaaagttaaaattttaaatgattatttttttaatttttattatgagtgtcattcagtaattaaagagacaaGTGGCAACaagagaaaaactatttaatagagtTAACTGGCATTAATTATTATATGGCTTCAATTCGCACCCCTAACATAGAAAATATCAactgtttaaaaagaatttccattattacaaccttttttgtttactttaatatgGCAGCTCTGCTTGAAGAAGTACCGAGGAAGAACAGCATActatgataagatttttattttctttagttgtaAAACTGACTAAAACTCTCTTACCGATGTTAAGACAGTGtggtaaaaatctaattttgctaaattttattaatggatcTAACAACTTAAACTGGGCAGAACAAGTGTTACAGAGTTTCATCATAGTAGAGAATCAGTGGAAGTTTCAGTTgaagttttgtaaaattgtttaatgattttattgatgAGTATAGAAGCATAACAATTTGAGAAATTGATCAGACTTGTAGTGCAGTATCAACAGTATTCATTCTAATATCCATGGTACACAGTAAACTGAATTACcataaaatgtattcaaaatgGGTTCTGAGAAAGTTgactaaaaatcacaaaaatatctgaattcatatttttacaaacCATAAATGACAACTTTTTGTGAaaggtaatgcttttttttagatCAACTTGTGATGAATTTATCATTGAATTGTGATGTATTTATCATTTTGAGTCACAATCCTAACATCAGAGTGTGGAATTGAAACATCCAAGTTTGCCGACCAaggaaaatttcataatttatccaTCAGCCAGTAAAGTAATGCTAACAATTTTTTCGAACTTTAAATACcgaatttattgtgattatttataAGAACAACATACAATCAACAGGAAGTATCACAGTGATATgctagaaaataagtaaattttctctctttaaaggcgcagtccatttttttttttgttctctaaGAGTTTTTATATACGAGGGTTGTTTTTTTCAACCTTTGatgggatgtaaaaaaaaaaaggacattgacataacaaaataattttattagcaaaagTTGAGcagtatctaacttatttttctacataatcggcAAAATGATTGAGGCATTTTTTGTGTTGCAATACCAGCTTTCTGATGCCCCcttcaaagaagtttgccacCAGTGAAGTAAGGTATATCTTGACAGCCTCCAAAGTTCTTTGTTGGTAGCGAAGTCTGCCCAACTGTGCCTTCAATTCTCAAAAGAAGTGAAAAATCACTAGATGCTAGGCCTGGACTAAATGGTGGATGGTTAGAATTTTCtcacttgaattgtttgagaaggtCTTGCGTCACATTGTGCAGTGCGATCATGCATTGCTGCAGATTAAAACCATGCCGGACAAGAGCATGCCTCTTTGTTTGTTCTGAATTGCTCTGCGGAAGTGATGTAAAGATTCACAGTAAACTTCCTTTGCTATTGTTGTTCTTTGCTCCATAAAGTCCACCAACAAGACACCAAGACACCTTTATGGTCTCAGaaaaactgtagccattgttttcctgttgtTCAGTGTCTAAACCTTttcatcctgaccccatagggaaGACACCCTCTGCCACCCCCTCTGTTCTGATGGGTGGCAATACCCCCTCATCTGTCTTGATTCAATAGAGCCGACAATGGCAGAGGTTATGGAGGGGGGGTGCAATCACATGATGCACAGACCTGGCTCCTGCCTATCTCTTCTTTATTTAGATGCACgatcagattgaaaaaaaatccctCATGAAACCAATTTTAGCATCAAAAAGCAGGTTAAGAATGTACAAGAATGGCTCAGACACCAAGGTGAACAGTTCTTTACTACAAGAATAAGAAAGCCGACAGTAAGATGAGACAATTGCCTAAATGCAgctggggattatgttgaaatgtagtattagtttcattatcatataattaatatttttctactgtgatttatttcttaaatattttaattacccaGATTATATTTGTTGgacacttatttcattttattttactttttattttatgttattgctTTATTaagtagtatttgttttttttgtttatttttaggaaGTCCTAGAAGAAGcttatcatcataaaattttagaaaacagacAAGCTTGTGATGAAAGAACTGCAAAGAAAAGAGCTAAAAgactgaaaaagaaacaaaagaaaaagaaattaaaaactgattacaacaaaagtaaaaattctggAAGTGATAAAGACAGTTCTGAATTAAGTAGTAGTGATAGTGATTGTgataaacaaaaatcttaataataaaagaattttttaaatttggaccaaatttttaaaacagcattagaaaagttgaatttttgattgatgaaacaaaatatatcattttattacatttgttgtaTTATGAAAACAGTTAAggtatttaatggttttttatgtaaccataattctgttatattatttattttttcttgtgagatatttttcctttttattgttacattaattataataaattttaaacattattttgtggcattttgtttttgaaattgttgatgtatatataatagaaattgaTCAGTTAGTGCTTTAAGTGCTATGatatttcaagataaaatttataccaaaataactgcttataaaaaagatattagtCTGTGACGAAGTGTGATGTATTCTACAAAAAGGACTTAACAGTTGTGGCCTATTATTCTTTGTTGTGatatgcattaaaatttttataaccatGGGTTGTATGATATGGCTTAATAAATCTCGGTGGTGACTGTTCAGCTActcttgaaaaataatgtataaaacaacacTGGTGTAACGTTTTCAGTTTTCTGTTTATTGGcatgaaataagaaaaacataatttttcagtcgattttcataaaataaaatatagacagctattaaaaaaaaaagcttgcaAATTATTGTATGACTCCCAGCTGTGTGCCGGTCAAGTCATGCAATAGCTTGCACAGCAATTCAAACATTAAGggtttgacttttatttttataagaaataatttcttctttttattaaataataacaaaaatgttctaATGTGATTAGAAAACCTTTTTtggtaaccaaattttttaatgttaataagacattaaaattttaaatgtaaaattaaaaatatacacttacaaataacttttttttttaaattgtaggcaCTTGTTGATAATTCcatgtatgaaatataaactttcaaacagttattgaaaaatatttaaaccaaagggaggtagactaaaagaagaaaaaaacatatatttcagttttaagagaaaggggttgattttttgaaaaaattattttagattatctaTATATGCATAGTAGGTaagaaatttgctttaataaagttttctctaaaatgcttctgaagaaaatctCAATTGATTTTTTCATATCCTCCCACCCTGTtagacttttgaaaaaaaaattaatatgatcaattttatgtagaaattaatgttattatacatagaaatatttgaacgaAGTCAGTTTGGCCGATACTGTGGTAGAACACCAAAAGCAAGCAGTATGCCACACCTACATGTGCACATGCATaacaaacatacaattttttggtctagatgaactaattggatcctaaaatgtaatgatttgaaaaaaataataaatagatttcctTCCCACATTTGACATGAAACTATACTTTCCCATTTAATATAGCTATCCTAGCTATATTCACCAGGAAAGTAATAACCATgggaataaaaatttgatattctgTCTTGTTCATCTAACTCTAATTAATCACTCTATTGACACAGAAATGACAGGCAAGTGTTGTTTTTGCACACTTTACACGAAAAAgattaatgttgtaattaatttttttttacatgtacagCAATGGCAGTCACCTAGAAAGTTATATAGTGCTTAGTATACTTGCTATTATAGCTTGAAACAAATTGCAtaagtttaactttttaaagttaatGTAGAAATgccaactattaataataattatgtaaattgacCATCTTAGTGGCATAGGCATGTTTGTCTGGCATAACAAAGGTCTTAGATTCAATTTCACTTTCGATTGTGGAAAATTTAGATTTAGTCAACTCTAATGTAATCAGTGATATTATTTATTggccaaaaaaaaaccaatctttttttctatttattaataaaatattaatacaacaaacatataatttgtagaaaaaaaaacaatataaataatatcaattataagaAGTGATAGTACTAAAAATGTAAGTAATCGTTCTTATGCCATTaggtactgaaaaaaaatttcatgcataATGCAACTCATAATTAGCAGGATTTCCTGAGAAAGgatttgattttttacttaaaaaatttgagtCATGTATGCATTCTTAAACCTTAGCcagatttattattacaatttatcattataattaattatacataagagaatgtttatcttattttcctcattatcaattaataaatttcagtaataatttataaatttcgcTATGTTTTTGTAAGGaacattaaaatctattatattgataatatgaggattttggaatgtttgacaattagaaaaattaattgaaaacaacaaactaaataaattgattttataaagcGTGTCTGTAAAATAATGGTGAGATTTCAAATAGtcatcattttagaaaaaagCATGATAGAGACATGAAGTATATATCAAAGTTAAGAGGGTCTAGATTTTCAGTGTTTTAAAGTTCTAGTACCAGCACATGTACACAGTGTTAAAAGATCAATAGCTGCATGAAACTTATTTGGCACTATGATTAAGGAGTAAAGAAAGGTTCAATGAGTTTGTGGCTTGCTAAGTTCAAGTCTGTTACATTTGTTAGGCATGAA encodes:
- the LOC142323996 gene encoding PRKR-interacting protein 1 homolog, translated to MVNEDDSDDAKPTVARNATELQRMKLEKLMKNPEKSVVIPERQKEKKSPHVPEFVRNVMGSSAGAGSGEFHVYRHLRRKEYARQKFIQEKAEKEVLEEAYHHKILENRQACDERTAKKRAKRLKKKQKKKKLKTDYNKSKNSGSDKDSSELSSSDSDCDKQKS